DNA sequence from the Pseudomonas fluorescens Q2-87 genome:
CACCGCCTCGACGAGGAAATCGTGCGTTCGATTCTCACGTTCTCGTTCTTCTTCGCCATCACCATCTGCGTGATCGCCCTGCTGCTGTCGCTGCTGGGCGTGGAATGGATGACGGCGCTGACCGGCGCGGCCAGTACCGTGTCCGGCGTCGGCCCGGGGTTGGGGGAAACCATCGGGCCGGCCGGCAACTTTGCGCCACTGCCGGACGCGGCCAAGTGGATCCTGTCGGGGGGCATGCTGCTGGGACGATTGGAGATCATTACGGTGTTCGTGTTGTGTATTCCAGCGTTCTGGCGTCATTGACCGGTTTGGCCACGCTTGCCATCCGCGCCCGGTATTCGCCGGGCGTGGCGTCAAACCAGCGACGAAAGGCCCGGAAAAAGTTGCTCGGGTCGGCGAACCCCAACAGATAGGCAATCTCCAGCAGCGTCATGGTCGGCTGCGCCAGGTATTGCTCGGCCAGCTCGCGACGGGTGTCGTCGAGCAAACTCTGGAAACTGGTGCCCTCCTCTTGCAAGCGCCGTTGAAGAGTGCGCTGGGACAGGTGCAGCGTCTGCGCCACCACATCTCGCTTGGGCTCGCCCTGGGGCAGCAGCCGACACAGCACCTGGCGCGCCTTGTGGGTCACGCGGCTCTCGGAAAAGCGCGCCAGGTATTCACCGGCAAACCGATCATGAAGCTGCGCCATGGCCTCGTTGGCCGTGGGCAACGGCGCTTCCATATCGGCCCGTTCGAAGATCAGCGCGTCATAAGGCGCACCGAACGCCAGGGGCGCAGGGAACGCTTGTCGATAAGGGGACAGGTCAACCGGCTCGGCGCCCTGCAACAATACCTTGACCGGGTGCAGGGGGCGTCCGGTCAGCCAGTTGCACAAGGCCAGCGCACACGCCAGGGACGCTTCGGCACTTTGACGGGTGGGCGGGAGATGGTCGCCATGCACCGTCAGGATCAGCCCGTAGCCCTCCTCCAGCCGACGAAAACTCAGGTCGGCGCTTTCGGCGATTATTCGCTGATAACGCACCAGCCGCTGGAAGCCTTCCGCCAGCGTTCGGCTGGACATCAAGGCATAGCCAACCACATGGAACGAGGCCGGGCGCACCACTTTGCCCATGTTCAAGCCAATGGCCGGGTTGCCCGACAGTTCCACCGCCCGTTGCCACAGGCGGGTCATCGAATCCTGGGGAAAACGTGCATCCGGATCGTCCAGCGCGTCAAAGTCCAGCCCCAATTGCTTGAACAGCAGCCGGCAATCCAGGCCATCCATTTCCAACGCCTTGACGATCCCCATCGCCCAGCTAGAAGAAGTCGTTCGTTCGCGCATGACGTTTTACTTGCATGACGAGCCGCGGGGTACGGCTGGATTTGCGGAGGATACCAGCGTCCTCCACTACAAAAAGCAAGGGTATTTGTAACACAGGACACTAGAGTGGCGCCCATTGTCACTGGCCGTCGCCCACGATCGCTCTAGACTTTAATCAAAGAAAAATAACCACAGAGCCCGCAGTCGTGGAAAACACCAGACGATTCAATACCTTCGCTGAGTTCTACCCGTACTACCTCAGCGAACACAGCAACAGCACTTGCCGACGATTGCACTTTGTCGGCACGTCCCTGCTTGTGGTGATTCTTGCCCTGGCATTCGTCGCAGGTACTGGGTGGTGGCTGATCGCCTTGCCTGTGGCCGGTTATGGCTTCGCCTGGCCCGGGCACTTCTTCTTTGAAAAGAACCGCCCCGCCACGTTTCAGCATCCGTTCTACAGTTTGCTTGGCGACTTCGTGATGTACCGCGACATGTGGCTGGGCAAGGTCGCGTTCTAGGCATTGATGCCCCTGCAGCCAAAGGACTTTCGATGAATACCCATGCGCGCTTTACCCACATGCAGGACGGCACCGAGGAAGACTGGGCGATCATCGCGGCCGACTTCAGCGCTTATGCCCGGCAACTGCCCAGCCGGATCCTGGCACACCTGAAATTGCTCGACGGGGATTTCGGCGGCTTCCCGGTGGACCGCCTGACGCACTCGCTGCAAACCGCGACCCGCGCCTACCGTGACGGCCGTGATGAGGAATATGTAATCTGCGCCCTGCTCCACGACATTGGCGACACGCTGGGCTCCTACAACCACCCCGACATCGCCGCCGCCATCCTCAAGCCCTTTGTCAGCGCCGAAAACCTGTGGATCGTGGAAAAGCATGGGATCTTCCAGGGCTACTACTTCTTCCATCACCTGGGCATGGACCGGCACCTGCGCGAGCAATTTCGCGAGCACCCGCACTACCAGGCGACCATCGACTTCTGCGCCCGGTATGACGCCGCAGCGTTCGACGCCGACTACGACACGCTGCCGCTGAGCTTCTTCGAGCCGATGCTGGAAAGGGTATTCGCCACACCGAAGCAGTCGATCTACAAGGCCGCGATGGCGGACCAACCCCCGCCCTGAATGGGGCGCGAAGCGGCCCTGTTTTTTTGGGCCCTGTCTGGAAGGGACGGCTTCGCCGCCCAGCGGGAGCAAGCTCCCTCGCCACGGGAGTAAATAGTTGCTCGAAAGGTGTCCGACCGGCCTACACCGGCTCGGCAACTTTCAACTCAGCCTTGAGCAACGCCTCCCGCGCCTGGGCCTCTGCCAACCGATACAGCTCGATCGACCCATCCCAGTGCTCGATCAGTGCCGTGCACGACTCGACCCAATCGCCGCAGTTGAGGTACTCCACCTCGCCCACTTTGCGGATTTCGGCATGGTGGATGTGCCCGCATACCACGCCATGCAGTTCACGCTTGACGCATTCATGGGCGATGGCTTCCTCGAAGTCGCTGATGAAGCTGACGGCGGTCTTGACCTTGTGCTTGAGGTACGCCGACAGCGACCAGTAACCGTAGCCATAACGGGCCCGCCAATGGTTGAGCCAACGGTTCAGCGTGAGGGTGAACTCGTAGGCCGAATCGCCAAGGAACGCCAACCAGCGGTGGTAGCGGGTGATGACATCGAACTGATCGCCATGGATCACCAACAGATGCCGACCATCGGCGGTGACGTGCACCGCCTCGTCCACCAACTGGATATTGCCCAGGATCAGCTTCGAGTAGCGTCGCAGGAATTCATCATGGTT
Encoded proteins:
- a CDS encoding HD domain-containing protein, whose product is MNTHARFTHMQDGTEEDWAIIAADFSAYARQLPSRILAHLKLLDGDFGGFPVDRLTHSLQTATRAYRDGRDEEYVICALLHDIGDTLGSYNHPDIAAAILKPFVSAENLWIVEKHGIFQGYYFFHHLGMDRHLREQFREHPHYQATIDFCARYDAAAFDADYDTLPLSFFEPMLERVFATPKQSIYKAAMADQPPP
- a CDS encoding AraC family transcriptional regulator; its protein translation is MRERTTSSSWAMGIVKALEMDGLDCRLLFKQLGLDFDALDDPDARFPQDSMTRLWQRAVELSGNPAIGLNMGKVVRPASFHVVGYALMSSRTLAEGFQRLVRYQRIIAESADLSFRRLEEGYGLILTVHGDHLPPTRQSAEASLACALALCNWLTGRPLHPVKVLLQGAEPVDLSPYRQAFPAPLAFGAPYDALIFERADMEAPLPTANEAMAQLHDRFAGEYLARFSESRVTHKARQVLCRLLPQGEPKRDVVAQTLHLSQRTLQRRLQEEGTSFQSLLDDTRRELAEQYLAQPTMTLLEIAYLLGFADPSNFFRAFRRWFDATPGEYRARMASVAKPVNDARTLEYTTRTP
- a CDS encoding DUF962 domain-containing protein; its protein translation is MENTRRFNTFAEFYPYYLSEHSNSTCRRLHFVGTSLLVVILALAFVAGTGWWLIALPVAGYGFAWPGHFFFEKNRPATFQHPFYSLLGDFVMYRDMWLGKVAF
- a CDS encoding UDP-2,3-diacylglucosamine diphosphatase, producing MTSAELARPSRKQRVRTLWISDVHLGTRDCQAEHLSQFLKGYHADKIYLVGDIIDGWKLRGGMYWPQAHTNVIRRLLTMSKRGTEVIYVTGNHDEFLRRYSKLILGNIQLVDEAVHVTADGRHLLVIHGDQFDVITRYHRWLAFLGDSAYEFTLTLNRWLNHWRARYGYGYWSLSAYLKHKVKTAVSFISDFEEAIAHECVKRELHGVVCGHIHHAEIRKVGEVEYLNCGDWVESCTALIEHWDGSIELYRLAEAQAREALLKAELKVAEPV